Proteins from a genomic interval of Watersipora subatra chromosome 10, tzWatSuba1.1, whole genome shotgun sequence:
- the LOC137406109 gene encoding piggyBac transposable element-derived protein 4-like — MATNRRRFIAAEDYTEDSSSDIDYYETTDESDDSGDETVRPRTATSDTWTVLAENQRDIDSSLPLPVVTAAPLPAPGPVNPPDSDAAPLDYFSKFCTMDFWHLLVEQTNHYAQTYLTQNPNLPPYSRAKAWTDTDEVEMKAFLGLLLNMGLNQKPTIVAYWDETNSSQDTPYFRNVMTVNRFKLLLRFFHVSDNALILPRDDPNHDPLHKFRPVLEMFNNNFASNYNLARDVSIDESLVGFKGRHMMVNYIKIKKHHQWAPKMYILAESSTGYVHRSMLHLLKKYQPPQSQKGQPYDVCMKLMDGHFNKGHHLGVDNYYTSIDMCSDLHQKGTYCTGTVRANRRGLPPAVKDNKMLRKGEHVSLRKGAILAVNFHDRKCVKFLSTLATAKTETAKRRIGNEFQWPSVVGLYNSTMGGVDLSDQLTCEYADERRTVKMWKKIVFHLIDRAAVNSYICFQKNSKKVVTRYSFMIRLVEELIGGYRSGGRKRGRPSTGANDTRLIGRHFIRFIPDKKRKKCVVCGDGEGYSGTRIRTYCPTCDVGLCIGECDERYHTRVNYKP, encoded by the coding sequence ATGGCAACAAATAGAAGACGTTTTATTGCTGCTGAAGATTATACAGAAGATTCAAGCAGTGATATTGACTACTACGAAACAACAGATGAATCAGATGATTCTGGTGATGAAACTGTGCGTCCTAGGACTGCTACTAGTGATACATGGACAGTTTTAGCAGAAAATCAAAGAGACATTGATTCAAGTTTGCCATTGCCAGTGGTTACAGCAGCTCCCCTGCCTGCACCTGGTCCTGTGAATCCACCTGACAGCGATGCAGCTCCTCTTGATTACTTCAGTAAATTTTGTACCATGGATTTTTGGCATTTGCTAGTAGAGCAAACTAACCATTATGCTCAAACATATCTCACACAGAATCCAAATCTACCGCCATATTCAAGAGCTAAAGCTTGGACAGACACAGATGAAGTAGAGATGAAGGCTTTCTTAGGGTTACTACTGAATATGGGATTGAATCAGAAGCCAACTATTGTTGCATACTGGGATGAGACAAACAGCTCACAAGATACTCCATACTTTCGAAATGTCATGACTGTAAATCGTTTCAAACTGCTGCTTCGGTTTTTTCATGTGTCTGATAATGCACTGATCTTACCTCGTGATGATCCAAATCATGATCCTTTGCACAAATTTCGGCCAGTGTTGGAGATGTTCAATAATAACTTTGCCTCTAATTATAATTTGGCTAGAGATGTGAGCATAGATGAATCGCTTGTTGGGTTCAAAGGAAGGCATATGATGGTGAattacatcaaaataaaaaaacaccaTCAGTGGGCCCCTAAAATGTACATACTTGCTGAGTCATCCACGGGTTACGTCCACCGAAGCATGTTGCATTTGCTGAAGAAGTACCAACCACCGCAGAGTCAGAAAGGACAACCATATGATGTGTGCATGAAGCTGATGGATGGTCATTTCAACAAAGGACATCATTTAGGTGTAGACAATTATTATACAAGCATTGATATGTGTTCTGACCTACACCAAAAAGGTACTTACTGTACAGGGACTGTACGTGCAAACCGACGTGGTTTACCACCGGCAGTGAAAGACAACAAAATGCTACGAAAAGGGGAACATGTCAGTCTTCGTAAGGGTGCAATCCTAGCTGTAAACTTTCACGACAGAAAGTGTGTAAAGTTTCTTTCAACTCTAGCTACTGCTAAAACTGAGACTGCAAAGAGACGTATTGGCAACGAGTTCCAATGGCCATCTGTGGTAGGCTTGTATAACTCCACAATGGGCGGTGTCGATCTCTCAGATCAATTGACGTGTGAGTATGCTGATGAAAGACGTACGGTCAAGATGTGGAAAAAGATTGTCTTCCATCTAATTGACAGAGCAGCAGTGAACAGCTATATTTGCTTCCAgaagaatagtaaaaaagtGGTCACACGCTACAGCTTCATGATTCGGCTAGTTGAGGAGCTAATTGGTGGTTATCGTTCAGGTGGACGCAAACGTGGACGTCCAAGTACCGGTGCCAATGATACTAGGCTGATTGGTAGGCACTTCATTCGCTTTATTCCTGATAAAAAGAGAAAGAAGTGTGTGGTTTGTGGAGATGGAGAAGGATACTCTGGAACGAGAATACGAACATACTGCCCAACTTGCGACGTTGGTTTGTGCATCGGAGAGTGTGATGAGCGTTACCACACTCGCGTCAACTACAAACCGTAG